A region from the Kineothrix sp. IPX-CK genome encodes:
- a CDS encoding 3-deoxy-7-phosphoheptulonate synthase, producing MSFEFVQKLPTPDEIREQFPVPAKLSELKKERDAEIRDVITGKSNKLLVIIGPCSADNEDAVCEYVSRLAKVNEKVKDKLLLIPRIYTNKPRTTGEGYKGIIHQPDPEKKPDFLAGLIAMRKMQIRAFEESGLTAADEMLYPENWRYLSDILSYVAIGARSVEDQQHRLTVSGFDVPAGMKNPTSGDFSVMLNSVYASQHPHSFIYRGWEVNTSGNELTHTVLRGAVNKYGRSLPNYHYEDLNTLLTLYNERDLKNPACVIDANHNNSNKQFIEQVRIVKEVMHNRKVNKDIYQLVKGVMIESYLEEGCQKIGEGIYGKSITDPCLGWKDSENLIYDIAEYE from the coding sequence ATGTCATTTGAATTTGTACAAAAGCTGCCCACTCCGGACGAGATACGTGAACAGTTTCCCGTTCCGGCAAAATTGAGCGAGCTGAAAAAAGAAAGAGATGCCGAAATCCGCGATGTCATTACCGGAAAGAGTAACAAGCTCCTCGTTATTATAGGGCCCTGCTCCGCGGACAACGAAGATGCCGTATGCGAATATGTAAGCCGCTTGGCGAAGGTAAACGAAAAGGTCAAGGACAAGCTCCTCCTCATACCGAGGATTTATACGAATAAACCGCGCACCACCGGAGAAGGCTACAAAGGAATCATCCATCAGCCCGACCCGGAGAAGAAGCCTGATTTTCTCGCCGGTCTCATCGCCATGAGGAAGATGCAGATTCGGGCGTTCGAAGAATCAGGACTGACTGCAGCCGACGAAATGCTTTATCCGGAAAACTGGCGCTATCTCTCGGATATTCTCTCCTATGTCGCCATAGGCGCCCGCTCCGTGGAGGACCAGCAGCACAGACTTACCGTCAGTGGATTCGATGTTCCCGCAGGCATGAAAAATCCTACCAGCGGCGACTTCTCGGTTATGCTGAACTCGGTTTACGCTTCGCAGCATCCGCACTCTTTCATTTACAGGGGCTGGGAGGTGAACACCTCCGGCAATGAGCTGACTCATACTGTTTTACGCGGTGCTGTCAATAAATACGGCCGCAGCCTTCCGAACTATCATTACGAGGACCTGAACACGCTTCTTACATTATATAATGAACGCGATTTAAAAAATCCCGCCTGTGTCATCGATGCCAACCACAACAACTCCAACAAGCAGTTTATAGAGCAGGTAAGAATCGTAAAGGAAGTGATGCACAACCGCAAGGTAAACAAGGATATTTACCAATTAGTAAAAGGCGTAATGATCGAAAGTTATCTGGAAGAGGGCTGCCAGAAAATCGGCGAAGGCATCTATGGAAAATCCATTACCGATCCCTGCCTAGGCTGGAAGGACTCGGAGAATCTCATTTACGATATTGCCGAATATGAATAA
- the mnmA gene encoding tRNA 2-thiouridine(34) synthase MnmA encodes MKKKVVVGMSGGVDSSVAAYLLKEEGYDVIGVTMQIWQDEEEGEREENGGCCGLTAVDDARRVAQFLGIPYYVMNFKQEFKEKVTDYFVEEYLHGRTPNPCIACNRYVKWESLLKRSMDIGADYIATGHYAQIAKLANGRFAICNSVTAAKDQTYALYNLTQYQLAHTLMPVGAYAKDEIRQIAQQLGLPVAHKPDSQEICFIPDNDYAGFIDREAKDRVPEPGNFISVKGEVLGQHKGITHYTVGQRKGLNLAMGHPVFVTKILPETGEVIIGEHEDVFSKELICNHINYMGMEALPEGRRVTAKIRYAHKGAPCFIERIGEDEIKCSFEEPVRAVTPGQAVVFYEEDYVLGGGTII; translated from the coding sequence ATGAAAAAGAAAGTAGTGGTAGGCATGTCGGGAGGTGTGGACTCCTCCGTGGCTGCCTATTTGTTAAAAGAAGAAGGGTATGATGTCATCGGCGTGACTATGCAGATATGGCAGGATGAAGAAGAAGGAGAGCGGGAGGAAAATGGCGGCTGCTGCGGGCTGACCGCGGTAGATGATGCGAGAAGAGTGGCCCAGTTTCTCGGGATTCCTTATTATGTAATGAATTTTAAGCAGGAGTTCAAGGAGAAGGTCACCGATTATTTTGTGGAGGAATATCTTCATGGAAGAACACCTAACCCTTGTATTGCATGCAATCGTTATGTAAAATGGGAATCTCTTCTAAAAAGAAGCATGGATATCGGAGCGGACTATATAGCCACCGGGCATTATGCACAGATAGCGAAGCTTGCAAACGGCAGATTTGCTATCTGTAATTCAGTGACGGCGGCCAAGGACCAGACCTATGCTCTTTATAACCTTACCCAGTATCAGCTGGCTCATACGCTTATGCCGGTGGGGGCCTATGCAAAGGATGAAATCAGGCAGATTGCACAGCAATTGGGACTGCCGGTTGCACATAAGCCGGACAGTCAGGAGATATGCTTTATCCCGGATAACGACTATGCAGGCTTCATCGACAGAGAAGCGAAAGACAGAGTCCCTGAACCGGGTAATTTCATCTCGGTAAAAGGGGAAGTTTTAGGACAGCATAAAGGAATTACCCATTATACAGTGGGACAGAGAAAGGGACTTAATCTCGCTATGGGTCATCCGGTATTTGTAACGAAGATATTGCCGGAGACGGGAGAGGTAATCATCGGAGAACATGAGGATGTTTTTTCGAAGGAATTGATCTGTAATCATATTAATTATATGGGAATGGAGGCTTTACCGGAAGGAAGAAGAGTGACGGCGAAGATCAGATATGCTCATAAAGGCGCTCCCTGTTTTATAGAAAGGATCGGGGAGGATGAAATAAAATGCAGCTTTGAGGAGCCCGTCCGGGCTGTGACGCCGGGACAGGCTGTGGTGTTCTATGAAGAGGACTATGTTCTTGGCGGAGGCACTATCATCTGA
- a CDS encoding NUDIX hydrolase: protein MANEFKRLDRELVYHGTIVDFYKDTVQVPNGNVVKWDFIGHKGAAAVIPVMDDGKLLMVRQYRNALDRYTVEIPAGGLNTPDEPTKGAAARELEEETGYRSADLELLITIRTTVAFCNEKIDIYVAKHLIKSEQNLDEDEFINVEAYEVDELCRMIYSGRIEDAKTISAVMTYKDKYCNK from the coding sequence ATGGCTAACGAGTTTAAACGGCTGGACAGAGAACTTGTATATCACGGTACTATTGTTGATTTTTATAAGGATACCGTTCAGGTTCCCAATGGAAACGTGGTAAAATGGGATTTTATCGGGCATAAAGGAGCAGCGGCGGTCATTCCGGTAATGGATGACGGCAAGCTGTTAATGGTACGGCAGTACCGAAATGCTTTGGATCGTTATACTGTTGAAATTCCAGCAGGAGGGTTGAACACCCCGGATGAACCGACAAAAGGGGCGGCGGCGAGGGAGCTGGAAGAGGAGACCGGTTACCGATCGGCTGATTTGGAACTGCTGATCACGATTCGTACGACAGTTGCTTTCTGCAATGAAAAAATCGATATTTATGTAGCGAAGCATTTGATAAAGAGTGAGCAGAATCTGGATGAAGACGAATTCATCAATGTGGAAGCCTATGAGGTCGATGAACTATGCCGGATGATTTACAGCGGCAGGATAGAGGATGCGAAGACGATTTCAGCTGTTATGACCTATAAAGATAAATATTGTAATAAATAG
- the nifS gene encoding cysteine desulfurase NifS: MQKLIYLDNAATTKTASEVVNEMLPYFTENYGNPSSIYSIGATAKEAVTKVRERIASSLGAKNNEIYFTGGGSESDNWALIATAQTYEAKGKHIITSKIEHHAVLHTCSYLEKQGYEITYVDVDENGIVKLDELEKAIRPDTVLISVMFANNEIGTIQPIKEIGAIAKAHGVLFHTDAVQAYAHVPIDVDEMNIDMLSASGHKFHGPKGIGFLYIRTGIKIRSFIHGGQQERGRRAGTENVTGIVGMGKAVELSFLRMEESAAKQRELRDYLIKRIKEEVPHCRLNGDGVRRLPNNVNYSFQFIEGESLLIMLDMKGICASSGSACTSGSLDPSHVLLAIGLPHEIAHGSLRLTVSEENTIEEMDAVIDAIKEIVDKLRKMSPLYEDFIKKQKK; encoded by the coding sequence ATGCAAAAATTGATATATTTAGATAATGCTGCCACGACCAAAACAGCATCCGAGGTAGTAAACGAGATGCTGCCTTATTTTACAGAGAATTACGGGAATCCCAGCAGTATCTATTCCATCGGAGCAACGGCCAAGGAGGCTGTAACGAAGGTGAGAGAACGCATAGCCTCCAGTCTGGGTGCGAAGAACAATGAGATTTATTTTACCGGCGGCGGCTCAGAATCGGACAACTGGGCGCTCATTGCCACTGCTCAGACCTATGAGGCGAAGGGAAAACATATTATTACCTCCAAGATAGAGCACCATGCCGTACTGCATACATGCAGCTATCTGGAAAAGCAGGGTTATGAGATAACCTATGTTGACGTGGATGAAAACGGAATCGTCAAGCTGGATGAACTGGAAAAAGCGATAAGGCCGGATACGGTTTTGATTTCCGTCATGTTTGCCAATAACGAGATTGGGACGATACAGCCCATTAAGGAAATAGGTGCAATCGCCAAGGCTCATGGCGTTCTTTTTCATACGGATGCAGTGCAGGCATATGCGCATGTGCCCATCGATGTGGACGAGATGAACATTGATATGCTCAGTGCCAGCGGTCATAAATTTCATGGGCCGAAAGGAATCGGCTTTCTCTATATCCGCACGGGCATCAAGATTCGTTCTTTTATCCACGGCGGTCAACAGGAACGGGGCAGACGTGCAGGAACGGAGAACGTAACGGGTATAGTAGGAATGGGTAAGGCTGTGGAGCTGTCTTTTTTGCGCATGGAGGAAAGTGCGGCAAAGCAAAGGGAGCTTCGCGATTATTTGATAAAGAGAATTAAAGAGGAAGTCCCTCATTGCAGACTGAACGGTGACGGTGTAAGACGTCTGCCTAATAATGTGAATTACAGTTTCCAGTTTATCGAAGGCGAGTCTCTTCTTATCATGCTGGATATGAAGGGAATCTGCGCTTCCAGCGGTTCGGCATGTACCTCCGGCTCTTTGGACCCCTCACACGTGCTTTTGGCTATTGGTTTGCCTCATGAGATTGCCCACGGCTCTCTCAGGTTAACGGTGAGCGAGGAGAACACTATAGAAGAGATGGATGCGGTAATAGATGCGATAAAGGAAATTGTAGATAAATTGAGAAAAATGTCGCCTCTATATGAAGACTTCATAAAGAAGCAGAAGAAGTAA
- a CDS encoding polysaccharide biosynthesis protein produces MKKKNPLIAGTIILTVTGFASRFIGFFYRIFLSRVFGAEGMGLYQLISPVLALTFSVTVSGMQTAISKFVASETSTRDYKYTFRILLVGFSIAMFLSFGCTLYIYTFSEMIAARFLFEPRTAPLLRIISLSIPMATVHSCINGYFYGIRKTAIPAATQLAEQIVRVGSIFFLYEIIKAQGGVPTISFAVVGLVIGESASMLVSLLAIYHRFYTLTNSHCMLAKVKQSLNVYLKDTKQLLSLAVPLSVNRTLINFLQSIEAIYIPQRLQLYGYDNATALSVYGVLTGMALPLILFPSAITNSISVLLLPLVSEAEAVNNQSAIRKAVRKSIKYCFILGFLCTGLFLVFGRYTGMLLYNSSLAGSFIITLSFICPFMYVASTLNSILNGLGKTGQTFAYSMISLGFRLLFVFFALPVFGIQGYLWGLLVSQLVQTSLCVFAVRTYLK; encoded by the coding sequence ATGAAGAAAAAGAATCCTCTCATCGCCGGAACCATCATCCTGACGGTCACCGGCTTCGCCAGCCGGTTCATCGGTTTTTTTTACCGTATTTTTCTATCCCGCGTGTTTGGAGCAGAAGGCATGGGACTCTATCAGCTGATTTCCCCTGTGCTGGCACTTACCTTTTCTGTTACGGTATCCGGCATGCAGACTGCGATATCCAAGTTCGTAGCCAGTGAAACATCCACCCGGGATTATAAGTATACCTTCCGAATCTTATTAGTGGGATTTTCCATCGCTATGTTTTTATCCTTTGGATGTACCTTATATATATACACTTTTTCCGAAATGATTGCTGCCAGGTTTTTATTTGAGCCGCGCACGGCACCTTTGCTGCGTATCATTTCTCTTTCAATCCCCATGGCGACGGTCCATTCCTGCATAAACGGCTATTTCTACGGCATCCGTAAGACTGCCATACCGGCTGCCACCCAGCTGGCAGAGCAAATCGTCCGCGTAGGAAGCATTTTCTTTCTCTATGAAATTATTAAGGCACAGGGCGGTGTCCCTACCATCAGTTTCGCAGTAGTCGGACTCGTTATTGGCGAAAGCGCTTCCATGTTAGTTTCTTTGCTTGCCATTTATCATCGATTTTATACGCTTACTAACTCTCATTGTATGCTGGCTAAGGTAAAGCAGTCTCTTAACGTGTACTTAAAAGACACAAAACAGCTTCTCAGCCTTGCTGTACCGCTTTCCGTAAACCGTACCCTGATCAACTTCCTGCAAAGCATAGAGGCTATTTATATCCCGCAAAGATTGCAGCTATACGGCTACGACAACGCTACAGCACTGAGCGTATACGGTGTTCTAACGGGAATGGCGCTGCCTCTCATTCTCTTCCCCTCCGCCATTACCAATTCCATCTCCGTCCTGCTCCTTCCCTTAGTATCGGAAGCGGAAGCAGTAAATAATCAAAGTGCCATTAGAAAAGCCGTCCGTAAATCCATCAAGTATTGCTTTATTCTCGGTTTTCTATGCACCGGACTCTTTCTAGTCTTCGGAAGGTATACGGGTATGCTTCTTTACAACAGCAGCCTCGCGGGCAGTTTTATCATTACCTTAAGCTTTATCTGCCCCTTCATGTACGTGGCAAGCACCTTGAACAGCATATTGAACGGCCTCGGAAAAACCGGGCAAACCTTCGCCTACAGCATGATAAGTCTTGGCTTCCGCCTGCTGTTCGTCTTCTTCGCCCTTCCGGTTTTCGGCATTCAGGGCTATTTGTGGGGGCTGCTCGTCAGCCAGCTTGTCCAGACCTCGCTTTGTGTTTTTGCAGTGAGAACGTATTTAAAATAA
- the xerD gene encoding site-specific tyrosine recombinase XerD, which yields MEKEIASFILYLHNVKKTSENTEMSYKRDLAKVKNFMEEQGVVDVQKITVTNLNSYVLYLEKNNFKAATVSRNIASIKAFYHFMHKEGIVKEDISEALKAPKIEKKLPEIMSTEEVVRLLEQPRGSSSKEIRDKAMLELLYATGIRVTELISLKVHDVNLQMGFIMCRDSNKERVIPFGAEARSALLRYLENARNTMIHGSDSDILFTNCSGQPMSRQGFWKLIKHYAKKAGITADITPHTLRHSFAAHLVENGADLRSVQEMLGHSDISTTQVYANMNHNRIREVYAKAHPRG from the coding sequence ATGGAAAAAGAAATTGCGTCATTCATTTTGTATTTACATAACGTAAAGAAAACTTCTGAGAATACCGAGATGTCTTATAAGAGAGATCTGGCAAAGGTAAAGAATTTTATGGAAGAGCAGGGAGTTGTGGATGTACAGAAAATAACTGTTACAAATTTAAATTCTTATGTTTTGTATTTGGAGAAAAACAACTTTAAGGCGGCTACCGTTTCGAGAAATATCGCGTCGATAAAAGCCTTTTATCATTTCATGCATAAAGAAGGGATCGTGAAGGAGGATATATCCGAGGCTTTGAAAGCGCCGAAGATAGAGAAGAAGCTGCCTGAGATTATGTCCACGGAAGAGGTAGTACGCCTTTTGGAACAACCACGGGGAAGTTCTTCAAAGGAAATCAGGGATAAGGCGATGCTTGAGCTTCTTTATGCTACTGGAATAAGAGTTACGGAATTGATCTCGCTGAAGGTTCATGATGTAAATCTTCAAATGGGTTTTATCATGTGCAGGGATTCGAATAAGGAGAGAGTCATTCCCTTTGGCGCAGAGGCGAGAAGTGCTCTGCTTCGTTATCTGGAGAATGCGAGGAATACGATGATCCATGGCTCGGACTCGGATATTCTCTTTACCAATTGCTCCGGACAACCGATGAGCAGACAGGGTTTTTGGAAGCTGATAAAGCATTATGCGAAGAAAGCGGGGATAACGGCAGATATTACTCCACATACGCTGAGGCATTCCTTTGCGGCACATTTGGTAGAAAACGGAGCTGATTTAAGAAGCGTTCAGGAAATGCTTGGGCATTCTGACATTTCTACGACGCAAGTTTATGCGAATATGAATCATAACCGCATCAGAGAGGTATATGCAAAAGCACATCCGCGTGGATGA
- the nifU gene encoding Fe-S cluster assembly scaffold protein NifU, protein MYTEKVMDHFEHPRNVGEIENASGVGTVGNAKCGDIMRMYLDIDDDGIIKDCKFKTFGCGAAVATSSMATELVKGKSVQEALLVTNKAVMEALDGLPPVKVHCSLLAEEAIHAALWDYAGKHGIVIDGLVKPKSDIHEGEEAEEEEY, encoded by the coding sequence ATGTATACGGAAAAGGTAATGGACCATTTTGAGCATCCGCGCAACGTGGGTGAAATAGAAAATGCCAGCGGTGTCGGCACGGTAGGAAACGCGAAGTGCGGAGATATCATGCGTATGTATCTGGACATCGACGACGACGGAATCATAAAAGACTGTAAGTTCAAGACTTTCGGCTGCGGCGCCGCTGTTGCGACCAGCAGTATGGCGACTGAGTTAGTAAAGGGAAAGAGCGTACAGGAAGCCTTGCTTGTAACGAACAAAGCGGTAATGGAAGCGCTTGACGGACTGCCGCCGGTTAAGGTACATTGTTCTTTGCTTGCAGAGGAGGCAATTCATGCTGCACTCTGGGATTACGCAGGGAAGCACGGTATTGTGATCGATGGCTTAGTAAAGCCCAAATCCGATATCCACGAAGGGGAAGAAGCGGAAGAGGAAGAATATTAA
- a CDS encoding stage II sporulation protein M, whose amino-acid sequence MEGTEHILYKLVYGGASKRMYKGNGTNSRHISWLYLFLGGFLIGILSINIWRNTFFGEMDLLSAASLSRLKYLDINGNSFLAYILRERIGTLVILCLLATTYVGTVTIALYAAWMGMMAGIFLSVAAMRYGLRGIFLILAGVMPQYLLLVPAYIMLMNWCYQLCTGLYYPHKVYEDGYGMKRQYYMKKIVQLFVIVMVVIIGSMIESYVNPILISRFLKIF is encoded by the coding sequence ATGGAAGGCACGGAACATATATTGTATAAACTTGTATATGGCGGTGCTTCAAAGCGGATGTATAAAGGAAATGGTACAAACAGCCGGCATATTAGCTGGCTGTATTTATTTTTAGGAGGCTTTCTGATAGGAATACTATCAATCAATATTTGGAGGAACACTTTTTTTGGAGAGATGGATTTGCTGAGTGCGGCCTCCTTAAGCCGTCTGAAATATCTGGATATCAACGGAAACTCCTTTCTCGCTTACATATTGAGAGAGAGGATAGGAACTCTTGTCATACTCTGCCTGCTTGCCACCACTTATGTGGGTACAGTGACGATTGCGCTGTATGCAGCATGGATGGGGATGATGGCGGGAATCTTTTTATCCGTAGCGGCTATGCGTTATGGACTTAGGGGAATCTTTCTCATATTGGCAGGAGTTATGCCCCAGTATCTTCTGCTCGTTCCTGCTTATATTATGCTTATGAATTGGTGCTATCAGCTATGCACGGGTCTCTATTATCCTCATAAGGTATATGAGGATGGATATGGAATGAAAAGACAGTACTATATGAAAAAAATAGTACAGCTTTTTGTTATCGTGATGGTTGTCATAATCGGAAGCATGATAGAAAGTTATGTTAATCCAATTCTGATTTCACGTTTTCTAAAAATATTTTAA
- a CDS encoding histidinol-phosphatase HisJ family protein: MAVLSDYHLHSSFSGDSDAPMEAMIERAVSLGMKNMCFTEHMDIDYVYVKEEDTGMFDLNTDSYLFDLIKYKEKYADKINIYFGVELGLQSHLARDLSKYVKEYDFDFVIGSSHLCNRKDPYFPYFYEGRPEEEAYREYFSSILDNLKVFQNFDVYGHLDYVVRYGPNRDNDYSYEKYKDVLDSILKKLIDMEKGIEINTGGVSYGLKELNPCTGVLKRYRELGGEIITIGSDAHSPDRILKDFDRAADILKACGYKYYTVFAKRMPEYVRL; the protein is encoded by the coding sequence ATGGCTGTTTTATCCGATTATCATTTACACTCCTCTTTCTCAGGGGATTCCGATGCACCCATGGAAGCCATGATAGAAAGGGCTGTCTCTCTGGGCATGAAAAACATGTGCTTTACAGAGCATATGGACATAGATTACGTCTATGTAAAAGAAGAGGATACCGGCATGTTCGACTTAAATACCGATTCCTATCTGTTCGACCTGATTAAATACAAAGAAAAATACGCAGACAAAATCAATATATATTTCGGCGTAGAGCTTGGCCTGCAGTCCCATTTGGCGAGGGACTTGTCCAAATATGTGAAGGAATACGATTTTGATTTCGTAATAGGCTCCTCACACCTTTGTAACAGAAAGGACCCTTATTTTCCCTACTTCTACGAAGGCAGGCCCGAGGAAGAGGCTTACCGCGAGTATTTTTCTTCTATACTGGATAACCTGAAAGTATTCCAGAACTTCGATGTGTACGGTCACCTGGATTACGTTGTCCGCTACGGTCCTAACCGGGACAATGATTATTCCTATGAAAAATATAAAGATGTCCTGGATTCCATCCTCAAAAAACTGATCGATATGGAAAAAGGTATCGAAATCAACACCGGCGGCGTTTCCTATGGGTTGAAGGAATTAAATCCCTGCACCGGCGTTCTTAAGCGTTATAGGGAGCTTGGAGGAGAAATCATCACCATAGGCTCCGACGCACATTCTCCCGACCGCATCCTGAAGGATTTTGACCGCGCCGCAGACATCTTAAAGGCCTGCGGATACAAATACTATACTGTTTTTGCGAAACGGATGCCCGAATACGTAAGGCTATAA
- a CDS encoding aminotransferase class I/II-fold pyridoxal phosphate-dependent enzyme, whose protein sequence is MKSYKDLSREELLQLHAKLEAEYEDAKGKGLKLDMSRGKPAATQLDVEMDIMDVLTSSSDYNTDAGMDCRNYGIVDGIPEAKKLMAEMMGVSSADNVIVCGNASLAIMYDTVSRSMTHGVLGSTPWCKLDKVKFLCPAPGYDRHFSVTEHFGIEMIIVPMTSQGPDMDMVEKLVSEDVSIKGIWCVPKYSNPQGYSYSDETVKRFAALKPAAEDFRIFWDNAYVIHHLYDDAQDKILDIISECEKAGNPNMVYEFASTSKVSFPGAGIAAIASSKANLDAMRSAMTMQTIGYDKINQLRHVRYFRNLDGMIAHMKKHANIMRPKFEAVLQILDGELGGLEIAQWTTPKGGYFISLEAMDGCAKKIVAKCKEAGVVLTGAGAAFPYGCDPQDSNIRIAPTFPALEELCEAADLFVLCVKLVSTEKLLDSVQTEKCAV, encoded by the coding sequence ATGAAGTCGTACAAAGATTTAAGTAGAGAAGAATTATTGCAGCTGCACGCAAAACTTGAAGCAGAATACGAAGATGCAAAAGGTAAGGGATTGAAGCTCGACATGTCGAGAGGAAAGCCGGCAGCCACCCAATTGGATGTGGAAATGGACATTATGGATGTTCTTACGTCCTCTTCCGATTATAATACGGATGCGGGAATGGATTGCAGGAATTACGGCATTGTTGACGGCATTCCCGAAGCGAAGAAATTGATGGCTGAAATGATGGGAGTAAGTAGTGCGGATAACGTTATCGTATGCGGAAATGCCAGTCTCGCTATTATGTACGATACGGTTTCCCGTTCCATGACTCATGGAGTACTTGGGAGTACACCGTGGTGCAAGCTGGATAAGGTGAAATTTTTATGTCCGGCTCCGGGATATGACAGACATTTTTCTGTCACTGAACACTTTGGAATAGAGATGATTATTGTACCTATGACTTCTCAGGGGCCGGATATGGATATGGTGGAGAAGTTGGTAAGTGAAGATGTTTCGATTAAAGGAATCTGGTGTGTACCCAAGTATTCCAATCCTCAGGGCTATTCTTATTCGGATGAAACCGTGAAGAGATTTGCGGCGCTTAAGCCTGCGGCAGAGGATTTCAGGATTTTCTGGGATAACGCTTATGTGATTCATCATTTATATGACGATGCTCAGGATAAAATCCTCGATATAATAAGCGAATGTGAGAAAGCGGGCAATCCGAACATGGTATATGAATTCGCTTCTACCTCTAAGGTAAGCTTTCCGGGAGCCGGCATTGCGGCTATTGCATCCTCGAAAGCCAATCTGGACGCTATGCGGAGTGCGATGACCATGCAGACCATTGGTTATGATAAAATCAATCAACTGCGCCATGTGAGATATTTCAGGAACTTAGATGGCATGATCGCTCATATGAAGAAGCATGCCAATATTATGCGGCCCAAATTCGAAGCGGTGTTACAGATATTGGACGGCGAGCTCGGCGGTTTGGAAATCGCTCAGTGGACTACACCTAAGGGAGGCTACTTCATTTCTTTGGAGGCTATGGACGGCTGTGCGAAGAAAATTGTGGCGAAATGCAAGGAAGCGGGAGTAGTGCTCACCGGTGCGGGAGCTGCGTTCCCCTACGGCTGTGATCCGCAAGATAGCAACATACGTATTGCGCCTACCTTCCCTGCGTTAGAAGAGCTGTGTGAGGCGGCTGATTTGTTTGTATTATGTGTAAAGCTGGTCAGCACAGAAAAGCTGCTGGATTCTGTTCAAACAGAAAAATGTGCCGTTTGA
- the gap gene encoding type I glyceraldehyde-3-phosphate dehydrogenase: MAVKVAINGFGRIGRLAFRQMFDAEGYEVVAINDLTSPEMLAHLLKYDTAQGNYKYASAVEYGEDSISVNGKKITIYAKANAAELPWGELDVDVVLECTGFYTSKDKASAHLTAGAKKVVISAPAGNDLPTVVYNVNHESLTKEDTVISAASCTTNCLAPMAKALNDLATIKSGIMTTVHAYTGDQMILDGPQRKGDKRRSRAGACNIVPNSTGAAKAIGLVIPDLNGKLIGSAQRVPTPTGSTTILVATVEKSVTKDEINAAMKAAATESFAYNTDEIVSSDVIGSTFGSIFDATQTMVGSDNLVQVVAWYDNENSYVSQMVRTIKYFAELG, encoded by the coding sequence ATGGCAGTAAAAGTAGCAATTAATGGTTTTGGTCGTATTGGCCGTCTTGCATTCAGACAGATGTTCGATGCAGAAGGTTATGAAGTGGTAGCAATCAATGACTTAACAAGTCCTGAAATGCTCGCTCATTTATTGAAATATGATACAGCTCAGGGTAATTACAAATATGCAAGCGCTGTAGAGTACGGTGAGGATTCCATTTCCGTAAACGGAAAGAAAATTACAATCTATGCAAAGGCTAATGCAGCAGAACTTCCTTGGGGAGAATTGGACGTAGACGTAGTTCTTGAGTGTACAGGTTTCTATACTTCCAAAGACAAAGCATCCGCTCATCTTACAGCAGGTGCTAAGAAAGTTGTTATCTCTGCTCCGGCAGGAAACGACCTTCCTACAGTCGTTTACAATGTAAACCACGAGTCATTGACAAAAGAAGATACGGTTATTTCCGCAGCTTCTTGTACAACGAACTGCTTAGCTCCTATGGCAAAAGCGTTAAATGACCTTGCTACAATCAAATCCGGTATCATGACAACTGTTCATGCTTACACCGGCGACCAGATGATCCTCGACGGACCTCAGAGAAAAGGCGATAAGAGAAGAAGCCGTGCAGGCGCTTGCAATATCGTTCCCAACTCTACTGGTGCAGCAAAAGCCATCGGTTTGGTTATTCCTGATTTGAACGGTAAATTGATCGGTTCTGCGCAGCGTGTACCCACCCCTACAGGTTCTACTACAATCTTAGTTGCAACTGTAGAGAAGTCCGTAACGAAAGATGAAATCAATGCAGCTATGAAAGCAGCAGCTACTGAGTCCTTTGCCTATAATACAGATGAAATCGTATCCAGCGATGTTATCGGCAGCACATTCGGTTCTATCTTCGATGCTACTCAGACGATGGTTGGTTCCGACAATCTTGTTCAGGTTGTAGCTTGGTATGACAATGAGAACAGCTATGTATCTCAGATGGTTCGTACAATCAAATACTTCGCTGAATTAGGCTAA